A segment of the Bacteroidota bacterium genome:
GAATTGTTTTTATGCTATCAGAAATATTCTTGTCATTCATTAAAATACAAACGAATTTTTTGTTTATTCTTTTGATATTAGGTCCGTATATTTTGGAAACAACGACCTTAACACTATCATCCTTAAGCATTGTTACAACTCCTTTAGCTTTCTTTGGGTCTGCATGAATTTCCTCTTCTTCAGTTGTATTGCTAATTTTTTTTATAAATTCAATTTTATTTGAAGAAATTTCATAAATATAGTAATAATCAGAATCACCAAAATGTCTGTCAATAAATCCTTTCCCATTATCAGACGCAAATGCTGTTCTCATAAATTGACTAATTTAATGTTTGTGGAATTTTATTAAAAATTTACTTTTGTATTTTTAATGGATCCCAAATAACTAGAATTAAAGCACCGTTTTCTGATTCAAAAGGACCATGCTCATCACCTGCTGAATAAATCTGATAAGATCCTTTTTTGAATTTTTTTCCATTACTCATATATTCTCCTTCAAGAACAAGGTGTTGTTCAGTAGCAAGATGAGAATGAGGTGCTCTGTAAAAACCTTTTGGCAATTTTAATAAAATTGTATTTGCACCATTTTCATCCCTTAATACTTTTCTTTGTGTTCCTTGAAAATAATCATCAGCATTTTCCCAATTCAAATCTTCAAACAAATTCATAGATTTTTTCATAATAATTCTCCTTTTATTTTATTCCAACTTTTAGTTAAAATTTTTGTTAAATCACCTTTATCATACTCCACAATGGTTTGTCCAATAGTCATTGCCTTTGTAAAATTTTCATCATAAGGCAAATTTGAAATATGAACAATGCCTTCCTCGTTAAGAAATTCTTTTATTTCTTTTACAAATTTAGGATTAATATCTGATTTATTAATAATACAACCTGCTTTTATTTGGAATTTTTTTACAATTTGATAAACTCTTTTCAAATCATGCAATCCTGAAACCGAGGGTTCGGTTACCAACAAAACAAAGTTAGCTCCTGTAATTGAAGAAACTACAGGGCAACCAATGCCCGGTGAACCGTCAATCAAAACAAAATCTTTATTGTTATTTTTTGCAATTTTTTTTGCTTCATCTTTTACTTTAGCAACCAACTTCCCTGAATTGTCTGCACCTATGCTAAGTTTTGCATGAAGCATTTTACTTCCAACTCTTGTTGTTGAAACATATTGTTCTCCTACAATTTGCAATTCATTAGTTATCGCATCCACTGGACAAATACGGGCACAATAACCACATCCTTCACAACTTAAAGGATCAACTATGTACTCTCCATTTATAACAGGAATAGCATCAAAACGGCATACGTTTGCACAATCTCCACAGTTAGTACATTTATCCTGATCAATTTTTGCTATTTCACCACTATAAAAATCTTCTGATTCTTTAAAATCAGGTTTCATCAAAAGATGCATATCGGCAGCATCAACATCACAATCTGCAACAACTATATCTTTTCCACTCAAATATGCAAAAGAAGCTGTAATGGATGTTTTTCCTGTTCCTCCCTTTCCTGAAATTACAACTATCTCTTTCATCTTTTACCTCCTTCTATCATCTTCAAAATGTAATCTTTAATTGCTTTTAATTGTAGTTTTACTTCAGGCACCTTTTCGTAAATTAGTTCTCCATGAGAATATAATTCTGCTATTTTTCTGCTGTTAGGAATTTTTGCAATAATAGGAATTTTTTCTTTTTCGCAATAATCCAAAACATCATCATTACCAATACCAAAGCGGTTTACAACAACAGCAAATTCTTTTTTTAATGCTTTCATTGTTTCAATTGCAAGTTTCAGGTCGTGAAATCCGAAAGGGGTTGGCTCTGTTACAAGAATTACAAAATCGGCATCTTTAGTGGCTTCAATAACAGGACAAGATGTTCCCGGAGGTGAATCGTATAATTTAATTGTATCATCGGAAAAATGTTCATCGGTATATTTCTGAGTTTGAGCTATCAGAGGTACAGCTTGCTCTTCGCCAATATCAAGTTTGCTTTCAATAAAAGAAAGCTTATTGTATTCAAAATGTTTTAGCTCGCCTATTTTTTTAGGAACCATTGGTAGTGCCGCTTCGGGACACAACTCTGAGCATGCATAACAACTGTGGCATAATGGAGGAAATACAATAATTTTCGGATCAATTTGAACAATTGCATTGTAATTACAAACATCCTGACAAATACCACAAAGTGTACATTTATCCTCTATCCATTCAGGAATCATTTTATATTTATCTTCCTTATGAATTAATTTACCTTTAATAAACAGCCCTGAATTTGGTTCTTCTACATCAAGGTCATTCAAAACTACCTTTTCTGTTTCCGACAAATAGGCTGCAAGGTTGGTCGATAAGGTAGTTTTACCTGTTCCTCCTTTTCCGCTTGCTATTGCTATTTTCATCTTTTTACATTTTTGTTAAAAATTATTTTCATTTGTCTAATTCCTTTTAATAATGAATACTGAACAAGGAATTTTGAATAATGAAGTTTTAACTATCTGAAATAATACCTGATATTTATTTTTTTTATTTCAGTATTCGTTATTCCTTGTTCTTTATTCGATATTATTTCAAATTTCATTAAATAATCATGCTCCTGCCTAGGCGTATAGGGTGTTTCATGTGTTTGAAATTTTATTAATTAGGTTATAAATAACCTTAAAAACTGTTGGTTTCAAAATTAATGATCACAAAGATTATCACCTTCTTTAAGTTGGTTTTGTAAATATTGCTCAACTAATATTTTTGGATTTTCGGAATTAATTCCCATTATAACCTCAATATTATTTTGAGAAAAAAGGTCCTG
Coding sequences within it:
- a CDS encoding NifB/NifX family molybdenum-iron cluster-binding protein, with product MRTAFASDNGKGFIDRHFGDSDYYYIYEISSNKIEFIKKISNTTEEEEIHADPKKAKGVVTMLKDDSVKVVVSKIYGPNIKRINKKFVCILMNDKNISDSIKTIQEKFMIILDEWDKGESRKHLNFKNS
- a CDS encoding cupin domain-containing protein, which gives rise to MKKSMNLFEDLNWENADDYFQGTQRKVLRDENGANTILLKLPKGFYRAPHSHLATEQHLVLEGEYMSNGKKFKKGSYQIYSAGDEHGPFESENGALILVIWDPLKIQK
- a CDS encoding ATP-binding protein translates to MKEIVVISGKGGTGKTSITASFAYLSGKDIVVADCDVDAADMHLLMKPDFKESEDFYSGEIAKIDQDKCTNCGDCANVCRFDAIPVINGEYIVDPLSCEGCGYCARICPVDAITNELQIVGEQYVSTTRVGSKMLHAKLSIGADNSGKLVAKVKDEAKKIAKNNNKDFVLIDGSPGIGCPVVSSITGANFVLLVTEPSVSGLHDLKRVYQIVKKFQIKAGCIINKSDINPKFVKEIKEFLNEEGIVHISNLPYDENFTKAMTIGQTIVEYDKGDLTKILTKSWNKIKGELL
- a CDS encoding ATP-binding protein, whose product is MKIAIASGKGGTGKTTLSTNLAAYLSETEKVVLNDLDVEEPNSGLFIKGKLIHKEDKYKMIPEWIEDKCTLCGICQDVCNYNAIVQIDPKIIVFPPLCHSCYACSELCPEAALPMVPKKIGELKHFEYNKLSFIESKLDIGEEQAVPLIAQTQKYTDEHFSDDTIKLYDSPPGTSCPVIEATKDADFVILVTEPTPFGFHDLKLAIETMKALKKEFAVVVNRFGIGNDDVLDYCEKEKIPIIAKIPNSRKIAELYSHGELIYEKVPEVKLQLKAIKDYILKMIEGGKR